From Tubulanus polymorphus chromosome 9, tnTubPoly1.2, whole genome shotgun sequence, a single genomic window includes:
- the LOC141911338 gene encoding cullin-4B-like, translating into MNDKKRANFSALTSSSNGLNRNVSPLANNKPTAAKKLVIKNFKEKPKLPENYHVEAWHKLKEAVEAIHTSHAIKYSLEELYQAVENMCSHKMSATLYDQLKQVCESYVRSNLDRFIEVMTDHEQYLKMIDACWQAHCQQMIMIRSIFLFLDRTYVLQNSAIASIWDMGLELFRLYIISNHLVQTRTVDGLLVLIERERNGDKVDRQLLKSQLRMLSDLQIYQEAFESKFLDATDSLYSVEGQSLMQDRDVPAFLAHVDKRLNEESERLLHYLDQTTKKPLINCVEKNLLEKHLVAILQKGLDQLLDENRIHDLRLLYQLFSRVRDGLKELCTTFAAFIKKSGRMIVVNPENNPDKDRDMVQHLLDFKDKVDNIVTVCFMQNEKFINSMKESFESFINQRQNKPAELIAKYVDTKLRAGNKEATEEELEKLLDKIMVLFRFIHGKDVFEAFYKKDLAKRLLVGKSASVDAEKSMLSKLKQECGGHFTSKLEGMFKDMELSKDIMFAFKQYMTNQEAPGNIELTVNILTMGYWPTYVPAEVHLPPEMVRFQGIFKHFYLSKHSGRKLQWQSTLGHCVLRAHFQKERKELQVSLFQSLCLILFNDADSYSFEEIKNATAIEESELKRTLQSLACGKARVISKEPKSKEVESTDRFFYNATFKHKLYRIRINQVQMKETQEENVNTTERVFQDRQYQVDAAIVRIMKTRKTLSHNLLITELYNQLKFPVKPSDLKKRIESLIDRDYMERDKDNPNQYHYVA; encoded by the exons ATGAATGATAAGAAGAGAGCGAATTTCTCGGCGTTAACGAGTTCAAGCAACGGTTTAAACCGCAACGTTTCACCACTCGCTAACAATAAACCAACTGCTGCTAAAAAACTAGtgatcaaaaactttaaag AGAAGCCGAAATTGCCGGAGAATTATCACGTAGAAGCCTGGCACAAACTGAAGGAAGCAGTTGAAGCTATTCATACGAGTCATGCAATCAAATACAGCCTCGAAGAATTATATCAG GCCGTTGAGAACATGTGTTCTCATAAAATGTCAGCGACGTTGTACGACCAGTTGAAACAGGTTTGTGAAAGTTACGTACGATCGAATCTGGATCGATTCATCGAAGTGATGACCGATCACGagcaatatttgaaaatgatcgaCGCGTGTTGGCAGGCTCATTGCCAACAGATG ataatGATTCGTAGTATATTCCTGTTTTTGGATCGGACCTACGTGCTTCAGAATTCAGCTATTGCCTCGATATG GGATATGGGTCTGGAACTGTTTCGATTATATATAATCAGTAATCATTTAGTGCAGACGCGAACCGTCGATGGTTTATTGGTTCTAATCGAACGGGAAAGAAATGGAGATAAAGTAGATCGACAATTATTAAAAAGTCAGCTACGTATGCTTTCTGATTTACAG ATCTATCAAGAAGCGTTTGAGTCAAAGTTTCTAGACGCAACCGATAGTCTATACTCTGTGGAGGGACAGAGTTTGATGCAGGATAGAGAT GTTCCGGCGTTTTTGGCTCATGTCGACAAAAGATTAAACGAGGAATCGGAACGACTTTTACATTATCTCGATCAAACTACAAA GAAACCGTTGATAAATTGTGTTGAAAAAAATCTACTCGAAAAACATCTCGTTGCCATATTACAGAAAg GATTGGATCAGTTATTGGATGAGAATAGAATTCACGACCTGCGTCTGCTCTATCAGTTATTCTCGAGAGTTCGAGACGGTTTGAAGGAATTGTGTACGACGTTTGCGGCTTTCATTAAA aaatcTGGTCGAATGATTGTCGTCAATCCAGAGAATAATCCCGATAAAGATCGCGACATGGTTCAACATCTTTTAG ATTTtaaagataaagttgataatatcgTCACCGTGTGTTTCATGcagaatgaaaaattcatcaattcaatgaaagaatcgtttgaatcatttattaatcaacgGCAAAATAAACCAGCTGAACTTATCG CAAAATATGTCGATACAAAACTGAGAGCTGGAAATAAAGAAGCAACGGAAGAAGAACTGGAAAAATTACTCGACAAAATAATGGTTCTATTCAGATTTATCCACG GTAAAGATGTATTTGAAGCGTTTTATAAGAAGGATCTAGCGAAGCGTCTGCTCGTCGGTAAAAGTGCGTCTGTCGATGCTGAGAAATCAATGTTATCCAAACTGAAACAGGAATGTGGAGGTCATTTCACCAGTAAACTGGAGGGAATGTTTAAAGATATGGAACTCTCGAAAGATATCATGTTCGCTTTCAAACAG TACATGACGAATCAAGAAGCTCCCGGAAATATCGAACTGACTGTGAATATATTAACAATGGGTTACTGGCCGACGTACGTCCCGGCCGAGGTTCATCTGCCTCCCGAGATGGTTCGATTTCAAGGaatatttaaacatttttacCTGAGTAAACACAGCGGTCGTAAACTACAATGGCAATCGACGCTCGGACATTGCGTTTTACGCGCTCACTTTCAGAAAGAACGTAAAGAGCTTcaagtttctttatttcaatctttgtgtttgattttattcaaTGACGCAGATTCTTATTCGTTCGAGGAAATCAAAAACGCGACGGCTATCG AGGAGAGTGAATTGAAACGCACGTTACAGTCTCTAGCCTGCGGTAAAGCTCGTGTGATCTCTAAAGAACCGAAGAGTAAAGAAGTAGAAAGCACCGATCGATTCTTTTACAACGCGACGTTCAAACATAAACTATACAGAATACGTATTAATCAGGTCCAGATGAAAGAAACG CAAGAGGAGAATGTGAATACAACTGAGAGAGTGTTTCAGGATCGTCAATACCAGGTCGACGCAGCTATCGTCAGAATCATGAAAACACGTAAAACATTGagtcataatttattgattactGAACTTTATAATCAACTGAAATTCCCTGTGAAA CCGTCAGATCTTAAAAAACGTATCGAGAGTTTAATTGATCGAGATTACATGGAACGAGACAAAGACAATCCGAATCAGTATCATTACGTCGCGTAG
- the LOC141911344 gene encoding beta carbonic anhydrase 1-like, which translates to MEKILKGILRYRQTYKAGMVKQFEKIRDNPQPKALAFCCMDSRVLPTRFTQTDVGDMFLVRNAGNLVPHHKHHGYTHITTEPAALELACVIGGIKHVIVCGHSDCKAMNALYGLRETAHIHEGTPLQLWLKKHATSSLEKLEKLEQIGSREPLVFQGESDKHTLNAFIDPENQFAITDKLSMINTLQQIQNISSHPFLADGLINETVRLHAMWFDIYTGDVYLFNRPHQRFMVVDENSVDEVFLKDQMLVGE; encoded by the exons ATGGAGAAAATACTGAAAGGCATTTTGCGATATCGTCAGACGTATAAAGCTGGTATGGTTAAACAGTTTGAGAAGATACGGGATAATCCACAG CCGAAAGCTCTTGCGTTCTGTTGTATGGACAGTCGGGTTCTACCGACGCGGTTCACTCAGACTGATGTCGGTGATATGTTCCTGGTTCGTAACGCCGGCAACCTCGTGCCTCATCATAAACACCACGGTTACACTCACATCACTACAGAACCTGCTGCTTTAGAGTTAGCCTGCGTTATCGGAGGTATTAAACATGTCATTGTCTGCGGTCATTCCGATTGTAAG gcAATGAACGCCCTCTATGGATTACGGGAAACGGCTCACATTCACGAAGGAACTCCGTTACAACTGTGGCTGAAGAAACACGCGACGAGTTCCCTGGAGAAACTGGAGAAACTGGAACAGATCGGATCACGTGAACCGCTCGTATTTCAGGGAGAATCTGATAAACATACCCTTAACGCTTTCATTGATCCAGAAAATCAGTTCGCTATTACTGATAAACTATCGATG ATCAATACTTTACAACAAATACAGAATATCAGCAGTCACCCGTTCCTGGCAGACGGATTAATAAACGAGACCGTCCGACTTCACGCGATGTGGTTCGATATTTATACCGGTGAcgtttatttgtttaatcGTCCACATCAACGTTTTATGGTCGTAGATGAGAATTCGGTCGATGAGGTTTTCCTTAAAGATCAAATGTTAGTCGGAGAATAA
- the LOC141911343 gene encoding arginine and glutamate-rich protein 1-like, with protein sequence MGRSRSRSRSSSRTRRRNKHKKRRTRSRSKDRSSHHRSSGSKSNHRHGGAGRGTSRSQESAANNKSTGSRKRSFSSSSSSGSENEVESEYTRELNRKIEEAKQREEEERRNQVELLRQERKKDIEEKMIEEEVSKRVEELVAQRVEEELARRKDEIESEVLRRVEEAKLIMEKQMLADMEAKREIELQKQKQKEEEEKEQRLALERIMEENNRKVEEAQKKLAEEQLKLVEEQRRMCEERQRLEEDKLKKDKRDQELILNKKNARPRLSFSFGKT encoded by the exons ATGGGACGTTCCCGCAGTCGCAGTAGATCGTCGAGTCGAACACGGCGTAgaaataaacataaaaaacGTCGCACTCGATCTCGTTCTAAAGATCGTAGCAGTCACCATCGCAGCAGCGGGAGTAAGAGTAATCATCGTCACGGCGGTGCGGGCCGCGGCACGTCACGCAGTCAGGAGTCCGCcgctaataataaatcaacAGGCAGCAG GAAACGTTCATTCTCATCGAGCTCGAGTTCAGGGTCGGAGAACGAAGTCGAATCTGAATATACTCGAGAATTAAACCGTAAAATAGAAGAGGCAAAACAAAGAGAGgaagaagaaagaagaaatcaGGTGGAGTTATTACGACAAGA GCGTAAAAAAGACATCGAAGAAAAGATGATCGAAGAAGAAGTTTCTAAACGAGTTGAAGAACTCGTCGCTCAGCGCGTTGAAGAAGAGTTGGCTCGTCGTAAAGATGAGATCGAATCCGAGGTTCTACGCCGGGTCGAGGAAGCTAAACTCATCATGGAGAAACAAATGCTCGCGGATATGGAGGCCAAACGAGAAATCGaattacaaaaacaaaaacaaaaagag GAAGAAGAAAAAGAGCAACGTCTGGCGTTAGAACGAATCATGGAAGAGAATAATCGTAAAGTTGAAGAAGCTCAGAAAAAACTG gctGAAGAACAGTTGAAACTGGTCGAGGAACAGAGACGTATGTGCGAAGAAAGACAACGTCTCGAAGAGGATAAACTAAAAAAAGACAAACGCGATCAGGAGTTAATATTAAACAAGAAGAACGCGAGACCTCGTCTGTCGTTTTCATTCGGTAAAACGTAA